The Sporichthyaceae bacterium genome includes a window with the following:
- a CDS encoding cupin domain-containing protein codes for MSTAEQRNFSTPDETRAFERGALDLMKIAGSEIGRLTLQPGWRWSDHVKPLAGTELCEAPHFQYHVQGTLRIRMHDGSEFDAVAGDVTALPHGHDAWVVGEEPVVVVDWWGASNYAK; via the coding sequence ATGAGCACCGCCGAGCAGCGCAACTTCTCCACTCCCGACGAGACGCGCGCCTTCGAACGCGGCGCGTTGGACCTGATGAAGATCGCGGGCAGCGAAATCGGTCGACTCACCCTGCAGCCGGGCTGGCGCTGGTCGGACCACGTCAAGCCGCTCGCGGGCACCGAGCTGTGCGAGGCCCCGCACTTCCAGTACCACGTCCAGGGCACGCTGCGGATCCGGATGCACGACGGCAGCGAGTTCGATGCCGTGGCCGGCGACGTCACCGCTTTGCCGCACGGACACGACGCCTGGGTGGTGGGTGAGGAGCCCGTCGTGGTCGTGGATTGGTGGGGCGCGAGCAATTACGCGAAATGA
- a CDS encoding TIGR03617 family F420-dependent LLM class oxidoreductase: MKLDLLLVNPVLEDAATTVRLAEDAGFDGAWTTEVAGNPFLSCATAAQATSRIDIGTAVALAFVRSPMVTALTAWELQRASRGRFILGLGTQVKRHNERRFSVPFATPLAKLREQVLALRQMYAAFQGDAPLKFRGEHYRLDMLPDFFNPGPIQFAPPPTYLAAVNPVALRMSGEVADGVHIHPFHSARYLREVALPEIDAGLCRAGRDRADFTVSAQVLTLVGQGEEGRRMDEYIRTQLAFYGSTRTYRPPLELHGYGALNDRLHELMANGDQAGLLRAVPDELVPEFAVVADTWEEAARKARERYDGLCDRISLYTLPPLADPSARKITAAFAG; the protein is encoded by the coding sequence GTGAAGCTCGACCTGTTGCTGGTGAACCCGGTTCTGGAGGATGCGGCCACCACGGTGCGGCTGGCCGAGGACGCCGGCTTCGACGGCGCGTGGACCACCGAGGTCGCCGGCAATCCCTTTCTGTCGTGCGCCACCGCCGCGCAGGCGACCAGCCGCATCGACATCGGCACGGCGGTCGCGCTGGCGTTCGTGCGCAGCCCAATGGTCACCGCCCTGACCGCCTGGGAACTGCAGCGGGCCAGCCGCGGCCGCTTCATTCTGGGCCTGGGCACGCAGGTGAAACGGCACAACGAGCGGCGCTTCTCGGTGCCGTTCGCCACGCCATTGGCCAAGCTGCGCGAACAGGTTCTGGCGTTGCGTCAGATGTACGCCGCCTTCCAGGGCGATGCACCGCTCAAATTCCGCGGCGAGCACTACCGCCTGGACATGCTGCCCGACTTCTTCAACCCCGGCCCGATCCAGTTCGCGCCGCCGCCCACCTACCTCGCGGCGGTCAACCCCGTCGCGTTGCGCATGTCCGGCGAGGTGGCGGACGGGGTGCACATCCACCCGTTCCACAGCGCCCGGTACCTGCGCGAGGTGGCCCTGCCGGAGATAGACGCAGGTCTGTGCAGGGCGGGCCGCGATCGGGCAGATTTCACGGTCAGCGCGCAGGTACTCACCCTGGTCGGGCAGGGCGAGGAGGGCCGGCGGATGGATGAATACATCCGTACTCAGTTGGCCTTCTACGGCTCCACCCGGACCTACCGCCCGCCGTTGGAACTGCACGGCTACGGGGCGCTCAACGACCGGCTGCATGAACTGATGGCCAACGGCGACCAGGCGGGTTTGCTGCGCGCGGTGCCCGACGAGTTGGTGCCCGAGTTCGCCGTGGTCGCGGACACCTGGGAGGAGGCGGCACGCAAGGCCCGGGAACGCTACGACGGCCTGTGCGACCGGATCAGCCTGTACACGCTGCCGCCGCTGGCCGATCCCTCCGCGCGCAAGATCACCGCAGCGTTCGCCGGCTGA
- a CDS encoding acyl-CoA carboxylase subunit beta, protein MTTERDVHAELADRLATARLGGSETARAKHVAAGRLLVRDRLALLLDDEPYFEDGLLARSEEGLAGDAVVTCMGHVDGRPVAVIANDYTVKAGTWGRRTFEKITHLQQRADAIGVPILYLVDAAGARIDEQFDSYAGRHAWGNIFYNLVQFSGRVPQVCALFGPSPAGSAYVPGLCDFVVMVRGHATAYIGSPRLAEMVTGEQVSMEEMGGAEMHCRDSGLGDMLVDSDAEAIAALRVWLSYLPSSWEQQPPAVTGWPATAGRSIEEIVPTHEAVPFDVEELIDAIVDEGTFFPYKELFARELVCGFARLGGRSVGILANQSLHKAGVLFADSSDKAARFIWICNAFNVPLLFLCDNAGYMVGAEVERQGIIRHGAKMLFAVCQARVPRISVLVRKAYGGGYLAMSGSPTAPDAVLALATAKPALMGPAAAVNAIHYNRIVAIEDEVERAAFIDAKRVEYEANIDVFRVASENSVEEVVSGARLRDDLIVRFTAYSRRPALPAERRNGIYPV, encoded by the coding sequence GTGACCACCGAACGCGACGTCCACGCGGAACTGGCCGATCGGCTCGCGACGGCCCGCCTCGGCGGGTCGGAAACGGCCCGCGCCAAGCACGTGGCCGCGGGGCGACTGCTGGTGCGTGATCGCCTCGCCCTGCTGCTCGACGACGAGCCGTACTTCGAGGACGGCCTGCTCGCCCGGTCCGAGGAGGGACTGGCCGGCGACGCGGTGGTCACCTGCATGGGCCACGTCGACGGACGGCCGGTGGCGGTGATCGCCAACGACTACACGGTGAAAGCGGGCACCTGGGGGCGGCGCACCTTCGAGAAGATCACCCACCTGCAACAGCGGGCCGACGCCATCGGCGTCCCGATCCTGTATCTGGTCGACGCGGCCGGGGCCCGCATCGACGAGCAGTTCGACAGCTACGCCGGCCGGCACGCGTGGGGCAACATCTTCTACAACCTGGTGCAGTTCTCCGGGCGGGTGCCCCAGGTCTGCGCGCTGTTCGGCCCATCGCCCGCCGGTTCGGCCTATGTGCCGGGGCTGTGCGACTTCGTGGTGATGGTGCGCGGTCATGCCACCGCGTACATCGGGTCGCCCCGACTGGCCGAGATGGTCACCGGGGAGCAGGTGAGCATGGAGGAGATGGGCGGCGCGGAGATGCACTGCCGCGACTCGGGGCTCGGCGACATGCTGGTGGACAGCGACGCCGAGGCGATCGCGGCGCTGCGCGTCTGGCTGTCCTACCTACCGTCCTCCTGGGAGCAGCAACCGCCGGCGGTCACCGGGTGGCCGGCCACCGCGGGCCGGTCGATCGAGGAGATCGTGCCGACCCACGAAGCGGTGCCCTTCGACGTCGAGGAGCTCATCGACGCGATCGTCGATGAGGGCACGTTCTTCCCCTACAAGGAACTGTTCGCCCGCGAACTTGTCTGCGGATTCGCCCGCCTGGGCGGGCGTTCGGTGGGCATCCTCGCCAACCAGTCGCTGCACAAGGCCGGCGTGCTGTTCGCCGATTCCTCGGACAAGGCGGCGCGCTTCATCTGGATCTGCAACGCGTTCAACGTGCCCCTACTGTTCCTGTGCGACAACGCCGGCTACATGGTCGGGGCCGAGGTGGAGCGCCAGGGGATCATCCGGCACGGTGCCAAGATGCTCTTCGCCGTCTGCCAGGCCCGGGTCCCCCGCATCTCGGTGCTGGTCCGAAAGGCCTACGGCGGCGGCTATCTGGCCATGTCCGGCAGCCCGACGGCGCCGGACGCCGTGTTGGCGCTGGCCACCGCGAAGCCGGCGCTGATGGGGCCGGCCGCGGCCGTCAACGCGATCCACTACAACCGGATCGTGGCTATCGAGGACGAAGTGGAGCGCGCCGCGTTCATCGACGCCAAACGGGTCGAGTACGAGGCGAACATCGATGTGTTCCGGGTCGCCTCGGAGAACTCCGTCGAGGAAGTCGTGTCCGGTGCCCGGTTGCGCGACGACCTCATCGTCCGGTTCACCGCCTACTCCCGCCGGCCGGCCCTTCCGGCCGAGCGCCGCAACGGCATCTACCCGGTCTGA